Below is a window of Desulfomicrobium macestii DNA.
CAGGGCGGGTTCAAGGCCGCCTACGTCTCCCCGCGCGAGCCGCTCAAAAGCGGCGATCTGCTGCGCATCGGCTACGAGGATCAGGCCGGGCATCAGACCGTGAAAATTCGGCGCGACATCCCCAAGGGCGGCCGTCTGGAGCTGGCCAAGGGCCAGGGACGCCCCGCTCCCCAGGGCGCTCCGGTCTTTCTGGTGGACCGCCGGGAGCGGGAGTTGCAAGTCCTGATCGCGGACCTGAAAAAAGATCTGGCTTTCGACCGCCCGACCAAGGAGTCAACCTTTTCGCCGACCCTGCCCAGATCCGTTCGGCGCAAGGGCAAGCCGCGCGAGATGGACGTCTGGCGCAGCCTTCCGGCCAGGCTCGGCAATCAGAGCGAGCAGGCCGTATGGCTCACCCCTGGCGTGGAGCGGAATATCTCCCGCAATATTTTCGGTCGCATCTGGTGGTGGCTGCCGCCCGTGATCTGGCCCGGGGAGGAAAAGGCCTGGACCGAGTGCCTGGACAACATGACCCGCCTCGGAGCCCGGCAGTTCGTACTGAACGCGCCCTGGCAGATGGGGCTTTTCGGCAAGCCCGAACGCCAGACTTTCTGGGCCGGGCCCATGTGCAACACGGCCAACCCGCTGGCCTTGGCGGAGCTTGCCCGCATGGGCTTTGCCGGGGCCTTTGTGAGCCCGGAACTGGATCGCCAGGGATTTTTGGAATTGCCGGCCCTGTCGCCCTTGCCGCTCGGCATTCTGGTCAAGGGCATCCATCCGTTGTGCGTCTCGCGTATCCGTTCGGAAAACCTGCGTGAGCGCGAACCGTTCCAGAGTCCCAAGGGCGAGCAGTTTTGGTCAAGAACCTACGGCGGACTGGTCTGGACCTTCCCCAACTGGGAAATCGATCTGAGTGAAAAATGGACGGAGTTGGAAAAGGCCGGATACACGCTTTTGGCGCGTTTGCACGAGCCGGTGCCTGAGAAGGTCTCGATCAAGGAGCGCCAAGGGCTCTGGAACTGGGATTTGAAAATGCTGTAGTCATTTTTGCATGTCCGATACGGAGCAGGTCTGATTTGTCAGGCCTGCTTTTTTTATGCTTTTACGTAGTTGCATGTCGTAATAAATGCTATGTATTTGGCAAGAGCGTTCTTTGTTTTTCGTATACATAGTGGAATCATGTATGTGTTTATATCCATGATGCTCACTTGTTTCGTACATTGATAAATCAATATTGTGGATTGGCGTGAATTTATGCATTGATCCTCCGAAATTCATAAGGAGGTTATTTGATGAAGAAATTGTTGCACGTGATGATCTGCGTTTTGCTGCTGGGCTTTTTTGCCGCCCCGGGCTTTGCGCAGGACCTGGTCAACATCAACACAGCGACCGTGCAGGAGCTCACGAGCCTGCCCGGGATCGGGCCGGTGACCGCCGCCAAGATCGTTGAGTACCGGGAAGCCCATCCGTTCGCCACGGTGGAGGAGATTCAGGAAGTGAAGGGCATTGGTCCGGCCAAGTACGAGACCATCAAGGATCGTGTCACCGTAGGCCAAAAGAAGGAGGTAAAAGAGTAGTTCGGCTGGTTTTCATCCTCGCTGAAGCGGCTCCCCTCAAGTTGCGGGGAGTCGCTTTTTTGTCACCTGCTTTCTTGCATATCGTTCAAAATGGCTGTACGAAAAGCCCATGCTTTCTGAACTATTTTCCTCGAAAACACGCATTCAATTGCTGCTCAAGCTTTTTCTCAACCCTGACGTGTCCTGCTATCTCAGGGAGTTGGCAACGGAATTCGCAGTCTCTCCCAACGCCGTCAAGGAAGAACTCGATAGCCTGACCGAAGCCGGCTATCTGGAAAAAAACAAACAGGGCCGCTCCCTTTTTTTTCGCGCCAACACCAAGCACCCCATTTTTCCTGAACTGCACTCCATCGTCAAAAAGAGCCTTGGCATCGACCGGGTGGTCGAAGACGTCCGCCGGGACCTTGGCGACGTGCACGCGGTCTACATCCTGGACGACTACGCCCTGGGCAAGGACTCCGGGCTCATCGACCTTTTGATCGTCGGCGAGGTCAAGGCGGACAGGCTGGGCGAGTATGTGCGCCTCACGGAAGAAAAAATCCGGCGCAAGCTGAGGGTCATGGTCATCGGCGTGGATGAATTCGAGAATTCGAAGAAGACTTTTTTGCAACGGCCGCATTGGAAGGTGGTGTGAGGATCGGTTGTCTCGGGGAGATGAAAGCATGGATTCTCAAAAAGCTTTCGTGATTCAGGATGTCAGGAAGTATATCGCCGTTCTTCGTGAAAACGGAATTTCCGTGGATAAGGCGTTTCTTTTCGGATCTTGGGCCCGAGGCACGGCAAGAGAAGAAAGCGACGTGGATGTGGCTTTGGTTTCGCCATTTTTTACAGGCGATCGATTCATGGACCGACGTAAAATTGTTCCGCTTCGCAGAAAGATTAATAATAATATTGAGCCAATTCCATTCAGCCCCGAGGATTTTGCCGCTGGGGGCACGCTTGTGGAAGAGATCAGACTGCATGGAGAAGAAATTGTGTAGTATTCCCAGGAATATTTTGAATATTTGACGAGTATAAGTATGTTCCATGGAAGACGTTAGATGATTATGGTGGCCCTTCGGGTGGCCAGGCAGTGGTTCTGATGTGAGGAGGGAGTATGCATATTACAGAAACAGAGCGTCGGGTTCTTTGCGACGCGGCGCGAGAGGCTTTCGGAGCAGACTCCACGGTTTTTCTTTTCGGATTTCGCATAGATGATTCTCGGCGGGGTGGTGATATCGACCTGCTGGTGGAGACCGACAAGACAGGGCAAGCTGCAATTTTGGAAGCTCAGATTCGTTTTTTGGCCAAGGTCAAGCTGGCCCTTGGGGAACAAAAAATAGACGTGCTAGTGGATTACCCGGATCGCAAGAGTCGTCCTGAAATTTTACGCATCGCCAGAGCTTCGGGAAATTCGCAACAAATTTGCGCATGATTATGTCGCCGTGAATTGGCAGATTGTTCATGATGTTGCTGAACGACATGTGGTAGCTTTCGCGGAGTATATGCGCGAAGTTGAGGGATGGCTGGGCAGGCGCGGTGGGCTGGGAAAAGTGAGGCCGCTTTTCGCAGGCAAGGTTCGCGAACGAGGATGACGAGAGGTTGCAGATCCAGGGCATCTAAATGGGCAAGATTGCGAATGAAATCGGAAGGATCGGCAAAGTAAGACTTGCCCCTTTCTTCCGCGTTGCCTCCATGTCCCGCTTAATCGAACGTGGTTATTTCATGAAATTTTCCGTATTACATACTAAGGCAATGCGTTGGAGTGGCGAGGCTTGTCATACGTTCCAAGAAGAGTTTGACGCAACGGCTTTCCCGTGGTTAACGGCTTTGCGCAAGGTTGAGGCGGATTGGTCGCTTCGAGACCGCTTACAAACCGGTCTTGACAGTGTTGCTTCTCGATTTTGAAATACTCGTGTAAACGGCTAGATTTCGCCCATCAAGACCGGTTTGCGTCTTGGCACAGTTGTTTTTGATCGGTCAGAGTCGCGGTTTTATGAAGACGGTTTTCAACCATATAAATTTTCAGATGGTTTTATGATAAAAAAAGCTTTGATAACGGGAATCACTGGCCAGGACGGGGCCTATCTGGCTGAGTTTCTGCTGGCCAAGGGCTATGAGGTTCATGGCATCAAGCGCCGGGCTTCGCTTTTCAATACGGATCGCGTGGACCACCTCTACCAGGATCCGCACGAGCAGGGCCGCAGGTTTTTTCTGCATTATGGCGACCTGGCCGATGCCTCGAATCTGATCCGGATAATCCAGCAGGTCCAGCCTGACGAGATTTACAATCTGGCTGCCCAGTCTCATGTGCAGGTTTCCTTTGAAACCCCGGAATACACGGCCAATGTCGACGCTCTGGGAGCACTTCGCATGCTGGAGGCCATCCGCATTCTGGGGCTGGAGAAGAAGACGCGTTTTTATCAGGCCTCCACATCGGAGCTGTACGGTCTGGTGCAGGAAGTCCCCCAGACCGAGAAGACGCCCTTTTATCCGCGTTCGCCCTACGCCTGCGCCAAGCTCTATGCCTACTGGATTACTGTCAATTACCGCGAGGCGTACGGCATGTATGCTTGCAACGGCATCCTCTTCAACCACGAGTCGCCCCTGCGCGGCGAGACCTTCGTCACCCGCAAGATCACCCGGGCCATGGCCAGGATTTACCTTGGCCTGCAGGACTGCCTGTATCTTGGTAACCTGAACGCCCTGCGCGACTGGGGACATGCCAAGGACTACGTGGAGATGCAGTGGCTCATGTTGCAGCAGGAGACTCCGGATGATTACGTCATCGCCACGGGCGAGCAGCACTCCGTGCGCGACTTCGTGCAGGCGGCGGCCAGGGAACTTGGCATGACCATCGAATTTTCCGGTGAAGGCGTGGACGAGAAGGGCGTGAATCCGGCCAATGGCAAGACCATTGTGGCCGTGGATTCGCGCTATTTCAGACCCACCGAGGTGGAGACCCTGCTTGGTGATCCGTCCAAGGGGAAGGAGAAGCTCGGCTGGAAGCCGAAGATCAGCTTCCGGGAGCTGGTCGCTGAAATGGTGCGCGCGGACCTGGAAGAGGCGAAGAAGGAAGAGCTGTGCGTGCGGGCGGGGTTTTGCGTCAATACGCCGCAGGAGTGAAGCGGCTGTTGAAAAAGGCCCGTTTGCTGCGTTGCTGCGGCGAAAATGGAATCCTCATGTAGGCAGCTACACTTCGGCACCCCTTTTCACCTTGCGCCTTGCCCTCGAACCTTTTTGAACAGCCTCAGTGGCGAATGATATAACGGGGATAACATTAAGAAAGCTGCGGATGAGCAGGTTCAGAAATGGCCCTGGCGTGGCGCACGGGCAGTGTGTCATTCCCGCGAAGGCGGGAATCCATGCCTTAAATTCCGAGAGTCTTCGGCCACCCAGGCAAGTCACAGCCAGAGTCGCAGCCAGAGTTACAGCCAGAGTCGTTGGAAAACGGTGTGCTGCGAATTCTGACGGAAAGGCCCACAGGCAAGGCCGCGATTTCAGCTCGGCTTGGGCAGAAGAGAGTATCGGGGCAGCTCAACAAAGTGGTGCGTGCTTTGCTCGAATCTGGAATGATAGAGCTCACCATTCCCGAGAAGCCCAAGAGTCGCTTGCAAAAATATCGAATCAGGCCAGTATGATAGTGAAAAATGGACAGCGCGTAACGATGACAAACATATGAACAAAACAGACAAAATCCTCGTGGCCGGAGCGGCCGGAATGGTTGGCAGCGCCTTGGTGCGTGCCCTGCTGGCCCAAGGCTACGATAATATCCTTGGTACCATCCATCGCAAGGCACCGGATTTCGGCCCCACTGCCTCA
It encodes the following:
- a CDS encoding peptidase U32 family protein; the encoded protein is MEIKKKIEILAPAGDIDSFLAAIAAGADAIYCGLKNFSARMEAENFSLTELAALTELAHAKGIRVHVAMNNLLKTPELDQAGRLIHRLQTQVGPDALIVQDLGLPALARQAGFKGELHLSTLANGGTIAGLPQILALGVDRLVLPRELSIDEIKAVAARCPDELGLEVFVHGALCYAVSGRCYWSSYLGGKSGLRGRCVQPCRRQYQQKSQKTSFFSCDDLSLDVLVRPLSGVDKACSWKIEGRKKGPHYVYYTVTAYRMLRDAGDDPAQRKAALGLLDMALGRPSSHYNFLGHRPSNPIADREQTASGHMVGKVQGGFKAAYVSPREPLKSGDLLRIGYEDQAGHQTVKIRRDIPKGGRLELAKGQGRPAPQGAPVFLVDRRERELQVLIADLKKDLAFDRPTKESTFSPTLPRSVRRKGKPREMDVWRSLPARLGNQSEQAVWLTPGVERNISRNIFGRIWWWLPPVIWPGEEKAWTECLDNMTRLGARQFVLNAPWQMGLFGKPERQTFWAGPMCNTANPLALAELARMGFAGAFVSPELDRQGFLELPALSPLPLGILVKGIHPLCVSRIRSENLREREPFQSPKGEQFWSRTYGGLVWTFPNWEIDLSEKWTELEKAGYTLLARLHEPVPEKVSIKERQGLWNWDLKML
- a CDS encoding ComEA family DNA-binding protein, which translates into the protein MKKLLHVMICVLLLGFFAAPGFAQDLVNINTATVQELTSLPGIGPVTAAKIVEYREAHPFATVEEIQEVKGIGPAKYETIKDRVTVGQKKEVKE
- a CDS encoding winged helix-turn-helix domain-containing protein, whose translation is MLSELFSSKTRIQLLLKLFLNPDVSCYLRELATEFAVSPNAVKEELDSLTEAGYLEKNKQGRSLFFRANTKHPIFPELHSIVKKSLGIDRVVEDVRRDLGDVHAVYILDDYALGKDSGLIDLLIVGEVKADRLGEYVRLTEEKIRRKLRVMVIGVDEFENSKKTFLQRPHWKVV
- a CDS encoding nucleotidyltransferase domain-containing protein; protein product: MDSQKAFVIQDVRKYIAVLRENGISVDKAFLFGSWARGTAREESDVDVALVSPFFTGDRFMDRRKIVPLRRKINNNIEPIPFSPEDFAAGGTLVEEIRLHGEEIV
- a CDS encoding nucleotidyltransferase domain-containing protein translates to MHITETERRVLCDAAREAFGADSTVFLFGFRIDDSRRGGDIDLLVETDKTGQAAILEAQIRFLAKVKLALGEQKIDVLVDYPDRKSRPEILRIARASGNSQQICA
- the gmd gene encoding GDP-mannose 4,6-dehydratase, producing the protein MIKKALITGITGQDGAYLAEFLLAKGYEVHGIKRRASLFNTDRVDHLYQDPHEQGRRFFLHYGDLADASNLIRIIQQVQPDEIYNLAAQSHVQVSFETPEYTANVDALGALRMLEAIRILGLEKKTRFYQASTSELYGLVQEVPQTEKTPFYPRSPYACAKLYAYWITVNYREAYGMYACNGILFNHESPLRGETFVTRKITRAMARIYLGLQDCLYLGNLNALRDWGHAKDYVEMQWLMLQQETPDDYVIATGEQHSVRDFVQAAARELGMTIEFSGEGVDEKGVNPANGKTIVAVDSRYFRPTEVETLLGDPSKGKEKLGWKPKISFRELVAEMVRADLEEAKKEELCVRAGFCVNTPQE
- a CDS encoding Fic family protein, which produces MLRILTERPTGKAAISARLGQKRVSGQLNKVVRALLESGMIELTIPEKPKSRLQKYRIRPV